Proteins co-encoded in one Ziziphus jujuba cultivar Dongzao chromosome 9, ASM3175591v1 genomic window:
- the LOC107426548 gene encoding uncharacterized protein LOC107426548 — protein sequence MVEVSEIGLKEDEIELDLGLSIGGSFRNSGKWKPVERESPSPFDSRTNGFDADLRENQTTFSRSSTSTTSLEAETTPLDPQTKREIHAFRRQEAKKKQQEKRCRGRNSAAVQQQDHGNVEIQTEEERPRKREKTESSVGSKNNAAKSVVNLSSSNGQTERYPVPEVQYHFPPMQFVPYENGLAYPYVMQCWAPSGGNEKNVFQPVPCKGFRPFVAHQNLGLSLPQNGGSDSDQNGRREEGKCKKSTSNGSPVCSSSTISDHRSSSYEGNGSSDTRTQSSHSLPGQYQVNGSQANDIKGHSEQSASSHPNPNDSAKLHEDGTRSNEKVIPSHVTQSSPAAVLHKEESLPGRNPVPIEKPIVTAENSNRCSLKEAKMENGKSPKHQLQSNDSLCLPQMPYVSATGNGPNGKTINGFLYRYTKSEVSIVCVCHGSTFSPAEFVQHAGGTDVSHPLRHITVIPSAFG from the exons ATGGTGGAGGTTTCAGAGATTGGGCTAAAAGAGGACGAGATTGAACTGGATTTAGGGCTATCAATCGGAGGTAGTTTCAGAAATTCAGGCAAATGGAAGCCGGTGGAGAGAGAATCGCCGTCTCCGTTTGATTCGAGAACCAACGGCTTCGATGCAGATCTGAGGGAAAACCAAACGACATTCTCAAGATCCAGCACGTCAACGACGTCGTTGGAGGCTGAGACGACGCCTCTGGATCCACAGACGAAGCGCGAGATCCACGCGTTTAGGAGGCAAGAAGCGAAGAAGAAGCAGCAAGAGAAAAGGTGTCGAGGAAGGAACTCAGCAGCAGTACAACAACAAGACCATGGGAACGTGGAGATTCAGACAGAAGAAGAACGgccaagaaagagagagaaaacggAAAGTAGTGTTGGATCGAAGAACAATGCCGCGAAGAGCGTGGTGAACCTGAGTTCGAGTAACGGCCAAACGGAGCGTTATCCGGTTCCGGAGGTACAGTACCATTTCCCACCGATGCAGTTCGTGCCCTACGAGAACGGGCTTGCATATCCGTACGTTATGCAGTGTTGGGCGCCCAGTGGTGGAAACGAGAAAAACGTGTTTCAACCGGTGCCCTGCAAGGGCTTCAGGCCGTTTGTGGCCCACCAGAACTTGGGGCTTAGTCTGCCACAGAATGGTGGTAGCGATTCGGACCAGAATGGTAGAAGAGAAGAAGGTAAATGCAAGAAATCGACGTCCAACGGGTCTCCTGTGTGCAGTTCTTCCACGATTTCGGATCATCGTAGCTCTTCCTATGAAG GAAACGGTAGCAGTGACACTAGAACTCAATCAAGTCATTCTTTACCAGGACAATATCAAGTAAATGGTTCACAAGCAAATGATATCAAGGGCCATTCTGAACAGAGTGCTAGCTCTCATCCTAACCCTAATGATTCTGCCAAGCTTCATGAAGATGGAACAAGATCTAATGAGAAAGTGATCCCATCACACGTCACCCAGTCAAGCCCAGCGGCAGTTTTACACAAGGAAGAATCTCTGCCAGGAAGGAATCCAGTTCCAATTGAAAAACCCATTGTAACTGCGGAAAATTCGAATCGTTGTTCCTTGAAGGAAGCCAAGATGGAAAATGGAAAGTCTCCTAAACATCAACTGCAGAGCAACGATTCCCTTTGCCTTCCACAAATGCCTTATGTATCAGCAACGGGGAATGGTCCCAATGGAAAAACCATCAATGGGTTCTTGTACAGATATACTAAATCGGAGGTCAGCATCGTCTGTGTCTGTCATGGAAGCACATTCTCACCGGCTGAGTTCGTGCAGCATGCTGGAGGCACTGATGTTTCTCATCCTCTTAGACACATTACTGTAATTCCATCTGCTTTTGGATGA
- the LOC107426534 gene encoding cytochrome P450 CYP82J17, which produces MDFLSHLLAITGLLVGLLLLYLWWVKKTHNNEINGRKLAPEVPGGLPIIGHLHQLGAQSTLFRTLADMADKYGPIFTIYLGKSPVVVISSYDAVKECFTINDKTFASRPKSAHGIYLGHNYAGFGFASYGTYWREMRKLVLIELLSSRRLETLKFVQISEVEIFIRDLYGVCKSNEFGPTKVVMCKWLEHLTLNIITEMVAGKRYFESFDGEKNSGSDGEAERVGKIIKDFMAISGAPVISDMLPIPKWIDSVFGKLGVMKRIGKDLDCLMQSWIEEHKQKSKTDQSIRNKQDFIDVMLSVIEDDFEFGFSRETIIKGTITSLIIAGSDTTAINLTWIVSLLLNNKHVLKKAQEELDLVVGKERWVEDSDIKNLVYLRAIVKETLRLYPPGPLAVPHEAMEDCKVCGYDVEKGMRLFVNVWKLHRDPSYWEDPEVFCPERFITKHSGIDASGLHFEFIPFGSGRRSCPGMNFALQVSHLTLGRLLQGFELETPLDGVPVDMSEGTGVTLPKTTPLELVLTPRLPHHLYQ; this is translated from the exons ATGGATTTTCTCTCTCACCTGCTAGCGATTACAGGTCTCCTGGTAGGCTTGCTTTTACTGTATCTATGGTGGGTGAAAAAAACTCACAACAACGAAATCAATGGCAGAAAATTAGCTCCAGAAGTGCCAGGTGGCCTTCCTATAATAGGTCATCTCCACCAACTGGGTGCTCAAAGCACCCTTTTCCGAACTTTAGCGGACATGGCTGACAAATACGGACCCATCTTCACCATCTATCTTGGAAAGAGCCCAGTGGTTGTGATCAGCAGCTACGACGCAGTCAAAGAGTGCTTCACCATAAACGACAAGACGTTCGCTTCCCGACCAAAGTCAGCCCACGGAATATACCTGGGCCACAACTATGCCGGTTTTGGGTTCGCTAGTTATGGTACATATTGGCGGGAGATGAGAAAGCTGGTCTTGATAGAGCTTCTCTCGAGCCGCAGATTAGAAACCCTGAAATTTGTGCAAATCTCCGAGGTTGAAATTTTTATCAGAGACTTATATGGGGTTTGCAAGAGCAATGAATTTGGTCCCACTAAGGTGGTGATGTGTAAGTGGCTTGAACACCTCACCTTGAACATAATCACTGAAATGGTAGCAGGGAAGAGGTACTTTGAGAGTTTTGATGGGGAAAAAAATAGTGGAAGTGATGGAGAGGCAGAGAGGGTTGGGAAGATTATAAAGGACTTCATGGCCATATCTGGGGCTCCGGTAATTTCCGATATGCTTCCGATTCCGAAATGGATTGATTCGGTTTTTGGGAAATTGGGAGTTATGAAGCGAATTGGCAAGGATTTAGATTGTCTAATGCAAAGCTGGATTGAAGAACATAAACAGAAGAGTAAAACTGATCAATCAATTCGCAACAAGCAGGACTTCATTGATGTTATGCTTTCTGTGATTGAGGATGATTTTGAGTTCGGATTTTCTCGGGAAACAATCATCAAGGGAACAATCACG AGTCTTATCATCGCGGGCTCGGACACCACAGCTATAAACCTGACATGGATCGTATCCTTATTGCTAAACAACAAACATGTTCTAAAGAAAGCCCAAGAAGAACTTGATCTCGTAGTTGGTAAAGAGAGATGGGTGGAAGACTCTGATATAAAAAACCTGGTTTATCTCCGAGCCATTGTTAAGGAAACATTGAGGTTATACCCACCAGGACCATTAGCAGTTCCACACGAAGCAATGGAAGATTGTAAGGTCTGCGGATACGACGTCGAGAAGGGTATGCGTTTGTTTGTGAATGTATGGAAACTGCATCGAGACCCAAGTTATTGGGAAGACCCTGAAGTGTTTTGCCCTGAGAGGTTTATCACGAAGCATTCAGGGATTGATGCTTCGGGTCTGCATTTTGAGTTTATACCATTTGGGTCTGGAAGACGATCTTGTCCAGGTATGAATTTCGCTTTGCAAGTCTCGCACTTGACACTTGGACGGCTTCTTCAAGGATTTGAATTGGAAACGCCATTGGATGGAGTACCAGTGGATATGAGTGAAGGAACGGGTGTGACATTGCCCAAAACAACCCCACTTGAACTCGTATTAACCCCGCGTCTGCCTCATCATCTTTATCAATAA
- the LOC107426644 gene encoding uncharacterized protein LOC107426644: protein MGRKRSSPATVMFGWVRRQSMKVKVFLGALLGLCALVALRITIKDHKYFYVASEAIHAAGIIVLIYKLTTQKTCSGLSLKSQELTAMFLAVRMFCSTIMEGDIHTFLDLTTFLSTLWVIYMIRFKLKSTYIKELDNFPLYFVVVPSAILAFFIRPYTVNSHLRRIFWAFGVYMESVSVLPQLRLMQNAKMIEPFTAHYVFALGVSRFLSCAHWIIQIYATRGRYLYMFGSGNSWVLAAFIAEMVQTFILTDFCYYYIRSFMQGQLIMRMPI, encoded by the exons ATGGGGAGGAAAAGGAGCTCTCCGGCGACTGTGATGTTTGGATGGGTTAGGAGGCAGTCCATGAAGGTCAAGGTCTTTCTGGGAGCATTGCTTGGGCTTTGTGCTTTGGTGGCATTGAGAATTACCATCAAAGATCACAAATATTTCTACGTTGCCTCTGAAGCCATTCACGCTGCAGGAATTATTGTTCTCATTTACAAGCTCACCACCCAGAAGACATGCTCTG GTCTTTCACTGAAGTCTCAAGAACTCACTGCTATGTTCTTAGCTGTAAGAATGTTCTGTAGTACCATAATGGAGGGTGATATTCACACATTCCTAGATCTAACTACCTTCCTTTCAACATTATGGGTTATATACATGATACGCTTCAAGTTAAAATCAACATACATTAAAGAGCTAGACAACTTTCCCttatattttgtg GTTGTTCCTTCTGCTATCCTTGCCTTCTTTATCCGCCCTTACACAGTAAATTCTCATCTACGTCGAATCTTTTGGGCATTTGGTGTTTACATGGAATCTGTTTCAGTGCTGCCTCAGCTCCGTTTGATGCAAAATGCTAAG ATGATCGAACCATTCACAGCCCATTACGTATTTGCATTGGGTGTTTCAAGATTTCTGTCGTGTGCTCATTGGATTATTCAG ATTTATGCGACTAGAGGGAGGTATCTATACATGTTTGGGAGTGGCAACTCCTGGGTACTCGCGGCATTCATTGCAGAAATGGTTCAAACATTCATATTGACCGACTTCTGTTACTATTACATAAGGAG TTTCATGCAAGGCCAGTTGATAATGAGAATGCCCATTTAG